The Methanothrix sp. genome segment AAAGGGGGAGGTGGATGAGGTTCTCTTTCTGGATGACGGGACAGCTGCCCCGATGGATTACAAGTATGCGGAGTACAACGATGTGGTTCACAGAACACACAAATACCAGCTCGCTCTTTACGGGCTGCTAATAATGGAACATTTTGGAGCCCCTGTGAATCGGGGATTCATATGCTATACTCGCAGCGACCACCATGTGGAGGAGGTGATTTTCCGGCGAAAGGATTATCATGCTGCTCTTGAGATAGTAAATGAGATACTTAGAACAGTTCAGTACGGTTACTATCCGGAAGGGACGAAACAGAAGGCCAGGTGCGTGGACTGCACGTACAGAAACATATGTGATTGATGCATGGTGATCCGTGTGATCGAGGCAGTAGCAAGAATTGGTAAGCAAAGAATTGGTGAGCATGCTCAGAGCGGTTGTGAGGATATCCTGTATTACATTGTGGAGAATCCAAATCTCAATGGCGGTTACAACCATGCTCTTGTTGTCACACTCGAGGAGAAGGATGGAGATTTCTCCTACAGAGGGGTGGAGCTGGAGGAGCTCAAGGATTACAGAAGATACCTGTACAAGGGGAAGAAGGGGAATGCCACCGATGCCACCCCGACATGCAAGATCGCAAAGAATATCAAGAAAACATTCGAGAAAAAATTTCTGA includes the following:
- the cas4 gene encoding CRISPR-associated protein Cas4, yielding MLITVSDVIEYLFCPRFIFFMHCLNIPQREERYYKVLRGRELHESREKVNTSYVRKRLRCVRKEVAVYMTSHRYRIKGEVDEVLFLDDGTAAPMDYKYAEYNDVVHRTHKYQLALYGLLIMEHFGAPVNRGFICYTRSDHHVEEVIFRRKDYHAALEIVNEILRTVQYGYYPEGTKQKARCVDCTYRNICD